In Panicum virgatum strain AP13 chromosome 4N, P.virgatum_v5, whole genome shotgun sequence, a single window of DNA contains:
- the LOC120670196 gene encoding U-box domain-containing protein 12-like isoform X1, producing the protein MSSSNSLGWWGRRPLRSIASDLISIRSRPAVHLSPTTTAVAAKAMPARVAAEIAALPEPRGPMRRLCGDLARRIRLLAPLLQQLQGALPLADALGAARDLLRAVHDGSKIYQAMRGDGLLDRFASVNRQIQLALDALPYHTFDMPEEVQEQVALVHSQFKRAATRTDPPDAQLAKDISSALADKTFDPLAFTRISEKLQLQTMADIKKESVALHEMVISSGGEPDGCVEEMSSLLMKLKDCVITEKAPAPETLTARSASIKHRSPIIPDEFRCPISLELMQDPVIVSSGQTYERSCIQKWLDSGHKTCPKTQQPLSHTSLTPNFVLKSLIAQWCEANGIELPKNKANSRDKKSAKSSDYDHAGLVSLMTRLRGGNQDEQRAAAGEIRLLAKRNVNNRICIAEAGAIPLLVNLLSSSDPRTQEHAVTALLNLSIHENNKASIVGSHAIPKIVEVLKTGSMEARENAAATLFSLSVVDENKVTIGGAGAIPPLINLLCDGSPRGKKDAATAIFNLCIYQGNKTRAVKAGIVIHLMNFLVDPTGGMTDEALTLLAILAGNPEARAVIAQSDPIPPLVEVIKTGSPRNRENAAAILWSLCCADVEQTRAAKAAGAEDALKELLESGTDRAKRKSSSILELMRQAEEA; encoded by the exons ATGTCTTCCTCCAACTCGTTGGGTtggtgggggcggcggccgctTCGTTCAATTGCATCGGATCTGATCTCGATTCGCTCCCGCCCCGCCGTCCATCTATCACCCACCACCACGGCTGTTGCGGCAAAGGCCATGCCTgcgcgcgtggcggcggagATCGCCGCGCTCCCGGAGCCGCGCGGGCCCATGCGCCGCCTCTGCGGCGACCTCGCGCGCCGCATCCGCCTCCTCGCGCCCCTCCTCCAGCAGCTCCAGGGCGCCTTGCCTCTCGCCGACGCACTCGGGGCAGCGCGCGACCTCCTCCGCGCAGTTCACGACGGCAGCAAGATCTACCAG GCAATGCGAGGGGATGGCCTGCTCGACCGCTTCGCAAGCGTCAACAGGCAGATTCAGCTGGCCCTGGATGCCTTGCCTTACCACACCTTCGACATGCCTGAAGAAGTGCAGGAGCAG GTCGCGCTTGTGCATTCTCAGTTCAAAAGGGCTGCCACCAGAACGGATCCACCAGACGCGCAGCTAGCAAAGGATATATCCTCCGCCCTCGCTGACAAGACCTTTGACCCTCTGGCTTTCACAAGGATCTCAGAGAAGCTGCAACTGCAGACCATGGCCGATATCAAGAAAGAATCTGTcgccctgcacgagatggtcaTCTCCAGTGGCGGCGAACCTGATGGCTGCGTCGAGGAGATGTCTTCCTTGCTCATGAAGCTCAAAGACTGTGTCATCACTGAAAAAGCTCCCGCACCAGAGACACTCACCGCCAGGTCTGCCTCCATAAAGCACAGATCTCCAATCATCCCTGATGAATTCAGATGCCCGATATCCCTTGAGCTCATGCAAGACCCTGTCATCGTTTCCAGCGGACAG ACATATGAGCGATCGTGCATCCAGAAATGGCTTGATTCTGGACACAAGACGTGCCCTAAGACACAGCAGCCTCTCTCACATACCTCACTGACACCAAACTTCGTCCTCAAAAGCCTAATAGCTCAGTGGTGTGAAGCCAACGGCATTGAGCTTCCGAAGAACAAGGCAAATTCCAGGGATAAGAAATCAGCAAAAAGCTCTGACTATGACCATGCTGGTCTAGTCTCGCTAATGACCAGGCTGAGGGGTGGGAACCAAGATGAGCAGCGGGCTGCTGCTGGTGAGATCCGTTTGCTTGCAAAGAGAAATGTCAACAACCGGATATGCATTGCTGAAGCAGGAGCAATTCCCTTGCTTGTCAATCTACTCTCCTCTTCGGATCCAAGAACGCAGGAACATGCTGTCACAGCGCTTCTTAACCTCTCCATCCATGAGAACAACAAGGCAAGCATTGTGGGCTCTCATGCTATCCCTAAAATTGTGGAAGTGCTGAAAACTGGGAGCATGGAAGCCAGAGAGAATGCAGCCGCCACATTATTCAGCTTGTCAGTTGTCGATGAAAACAAGGTTACAATTGGTGGTGCTGGCGCAATACCTCCACTCATTAATCTTCTGTGTGATGGGAGCCCAAGAGGCAAGAAAGATGCAGCAACAGCAATTTTTAATCTGTGCATATATCAGGGAAATAAGACCCGAGCAGTCAAAGCTGGAATCGTCATCCATCTGATGAACTTCTTGGTGGATCCTACCGGGGGAATGACTGATGAGGCACTCACTCTTCTGGCTATCCTTGCTGGTAATCCTGAAGCCAGGGCTGTAATTGCACAGTCGGATCCGATTCCCCCACTTGTAGAGGTAATTAAAACAGGGTCTCCTCGCAACAGAGAAAACGCTGCAGCCATTCTGTGGTCGCTTTGTTGTGCTGATGTTGAGCAAACGAGGGCTGCAAAAGCTGCTGGAGCGGAGGATGCACTCAAGGAACTGTTGGAGTCTGGCACGGACCGTGCAAAGAGAAAATCTTCTAGCATTCTGGAACTCATGCGGCAAGCTGAAGAAGCTTGA
- the LOC120670196 gene encoding U-box domain-containing protein 12-like isoform X2, producing the protein MACSTASQASTGRFSWPWMPCLTTPSTCLKKCRSSIQVALVHSQFKRAATRTDPPDAQLAKDISSALADKTFDPLAFTRISEKLQLQTMADIKKESVALHEMVISSGGEPDGCVEEMSSLLMKLKDCVITEKAPAPETLTARSASIKHRSPIIPDEFRCPISLELMQDPVIVSSGQTYERSCIQKWLDSGHKTCPKTQQPLSHTSLTPNFVLKSLIAQWCEANGIELPKNKANSRDKKSAKSSDYDHAGLVSLMTRLRGGNQDEQRAAAGEIRLLAKRNVNNRICIAEAGAIPLLVNLLSSSDPRTQEHAVTALLNLSIHENNKASIVGSHAIPKIVEVLKTGSMEARENAAATLFSLSVVDENKVTIGGAGAIPPLINLLCDGSPRGKKDAATAIFNLCIYQGNKTRAVKAGIVIHLMNFLVDPTGGMTDEALTLLAILAGNPEARAVIAQSDPIPPLVEVIKTGSPRNRENAAAILWSLCCADVEQTRAAKAAGAEDALKELLESGTDRAKRKSSSILELMRQAEEA; encoded by the exons ATGGCCTGCTCGACCGCTTCGCAAGCGTCAACAGGCAGATTCAGCTGGCCCTGGATGCCTTGCCTTACCACACCTTCGACATGCCTGAAGAAGTGCAGGAGCAG CATTCAGGTCGCGCTTGTGCATTCTCAGTTCAAAAGGGCTGCCACCAGAACGGATCCACCAGACGCGCAGCTAGCAAAGGATATATCCTCCGCCCTCGCTGACAAGACCTTTGACCCTCTGGCTTTCACAAGGATCTCAGAGAAGCTGCAACTGCAGACCATGGCCGATATCAAGAAAGAATCTGTcgccctgcacgagatggtcaTCTCCAGTGGCGGCGAACCTGATGGCTGCGTCGAGGAGATGTCTTCCTTGCTCATGAAGCTCAAAGACTGTGTCATCACTGAAAAAGCTCCCGCACCAGAGACACTCACCGCCAGGTCTGCCTCCATAAAGCACAGATCTCCAATCATCCCTGATGAATTCAGATGCCCGATATCCCTTGAGCTCATGCAAGACCCTGTCATCGTTTCCAGCGGACAG ACATATGAGCGATCGTGCATCCAGAAATGGCTTGATTCTGGACACAAGACGTGCCCTAAGACACAGCAGCCTCTCTCACATACCTCACTGACACCAAACTTCGTCCTCAAAAGCCTAATAGCTCAGTGGTGTGAAGCCAACGGCATTGAGCTTCCGAAGAACAAGGCAAATTCCAGGGATAAGAAATCAGCAAAAAGCTCTGACTATGACCATGCTGGTCTAGTCTCGCTAATGACCAGGCTGAGGGGTGGGAACCAAGATGAGCAGCGGGCTGCTGCTGGTGAGATCCGTTTGCTTGCAAAGAGAAATGTCAACAACCGGATATGCATTGCTGAAGCAGGAGCAATTCCCTTGCTTGTCAATCTACTCTCCTCTTCGGATCCAAGAACGCAGGAACATGCTGTCACAGCGCTTCTTAACCTCTCCATCCATGAGAACAACAAGGCAAGCATTGTGGGCTCTCATGCTATCCCTAAAATTGTGGAAGTGCTGAAAACTGGGAGCATGGAAGCCAGAGAGAATGCAGCCGCCACATTATTCAGCTTGTCAGTTGTCGATGAAAACAAGGTTACAATTGGTGGTGCTGGCGCAATACCTCCACTCATTAATCTTCTGTGTGATGGGAGCCCAAGAGGCAAGAAAGATGCAGCAACAGCAATTTTTAATCTGTGCATATATCAGGGAAATAAGACCCGAGCAGTCAAAGCTGGAATCGTCATCCATCTGATGAACTTCTTGGTGGATCCTACCGGGGGAATGACTGATGAGGCACTCACTCTTCTGGCTATCCTTGCTGGTAATCCTGAAGCCAGGGCTGTAATTGCACAGTCGGATCCGATTCCCCCACTTGTAGAGGTAATTAAAACAGGGTCTCCTCGCAACAGAGAAAACGCTGCAGCCATTCTGTGGTCGCTTTGTTGTGCTGATGTTGAGCAAACGAGGGCTGCAAAAGCTGCTGGAGCGGAGGATGCACTCAAGGAACTGTTGGAGTCTGGCACGGACCGTGCAAAGAGAAAATCTTCTAGCATTCTGGAACTCATGCGGCAAGCTGAAGAAGCTTGA
- the LOC120670197 gene encoding uncharacterized protein LOC120670197 — protein MGHIAEPAGPVLIGCKVLPIFNEHGIVEGAMKKMVHRIDGKKAVARVKELVKLAAQARPHGATVSGKKWKKVLSFYGRDGAAAGTAAKGGRQQKQKHEEASDEMSCSSSKLSFKWDVGSCSSASVAYSPLSLMSAPAKVSEQTPSRKDYYYMSRLSSMSQQSMLCSGGGGGSPNSMKNMEGEEGSCRMGQWITTDSDFVVLEL, from the exons ATGGGTCATATTGCCGAGCCTGCCGGCCCTGTACTGATTGGCTGCAAAGTGCTGCCGATCTTCAATGAGCATGGCATAGTTGAGGgtgcaatgaagaagatggtgcACAGGATCGACGGCAAGAAGGCAGTTGCACGGGTGAAGGAGCTTGTGAAGCTGGCTGCTCAGGCCAGACCTCACGGCGCCACTGTTAGTGGCAAGAAATGGAAG AAGGTTCTGAGCTTCTACGGAAGGGATGGCGCTGCAGCCGGAACAGCTGCAAAGGGAGGGCGCCAGCAGAAACAGAAGCACGAGGAGGCGAGTGATGAGATGAGCTGCAGCTCGAGCAAGCTGAGCTTCAAGTGGGACGTGGGCAGCTGCTCGTCAGCGTCGGTTGCATATTCACCGTTGTCGTTGATGTCGGCGCCGGCAAAGGTGTCAGAGCAGACGCCATCGAGGAAGGACTACTACTACATGTCGAGGTTGTCATCCATGAGCCAGCAGAGTATGCTgtgcagcggtggcggcggcggcagtccaAATAGCATGAAGAACATGGAAGGAGAGGAGGGCAGCTGCAGGATGGGACAGTGGATCACCACGGATTCAGATT TTGTGGTGTTAGAGCTGTAA